A genomic window from Thunnus thynnus chromosome 12, fThuThy2.1, whole genome shotgun sequence includes:
- the scinlb gene encoding scinderin like b has protein sequence MVSHKEFVGAGKEPGLQVWRIENLDLKPVPKALHGSFYTGDAYLLLFTTSAPSYNIHMWLGDECSQDESGASAIFATQLDDFLGGGPVQYREVQNSESNTFLGYFKSGIKYQKGGVASGFQHVVTNDMNVKRLLHIKGRRAIRATEVDMSWASFNKGDCFIVDLGKDVYQWCGSECNRFERLKASSVAIDIRDNERNGRAKLHMVEEGEEPAAIIEALGPKSTIAPSTPDDDKVDTSNRKKGALYMISDASGSMKVSSVAPSSPFKQAMLSPEECYILDNGVDNNIFVWKGPKANMSERKAAMSAGQQFIKDKGYSKRTQIQVLPAGAETTLFKQFFSDWRDKDESTGPSKAYSIGRIAKVKQVPFDASTLHSNIAMAAQHGMVDDGKGKVQIWRVENGEKVPVDPSSYGQFYGGDCYLILYSYRLGGREQHIIYTWQGLKCTQDELAASAFLTVKLDDSMGGSPVQVRVTQGQEPPHLMSLFQGKPMIIHSGGTSRKGGQVQASSTRLFHIRQSSSRATRAVEVEASASNLNTNDVFVLKSPSALFVWRGVGASDDEMAAAKHVVGSLGGSASQVSEGKEPAEFWSALGGKKDYQTSKSLQNMVKPPRLFGCSNKTGRLIVEEVPGDFTQSDLATDDVMLLDTWDQIFLWVGKEANAEETTGAPKIAKDYVDSDPSGRRGLPITTIKQGAEPPTFTGWFQAWDPKMWETDPLDRIRARF, from the exons GCGATGAGTGTTCACAGGATGAGAGTGGTGCCTCAGCCATCTTTGCCACACAGCTGGATGACTTCCTGGGTGGTGGGCCGGTGCAGTACAGGGAGGTGCAGAACTCTGAATCCAACACCTTTCTGGGGTACTTCAAGTCAGGCATCAAGTACCAG AAAGGGGGTGTGGCCTCAGGTTTTCAGCATGTGGTGACCAATGACATGAATGTGAAGCGTCTGCTTCACATCAAGGGTCGGCGGGCCATCAGAGCCACAGAGGTGGACATGTCCTGGGCCAGCTTCAACAAGGGAGACTGCTTTATTGTTGACCTGGGAAAG gaCGTCTACCAGTGGTGTGGCAGTGAGTGCAACCGCTTCGAGAGGCTGAAGGCCTCTTCAGTCGCCATTGACATCAGAGATAATGAGAGGAACGGAAGAGCTAAGCTGCACATGgtggaagagggggaggagccGGCAGCAATCATagag GCTCTGGGGCCCAAATCCACCATTGCCCCCAGTACTCCTGATGATGACAAGGTGGACACATCCAACAGGAAGAAGGGTGCCCTCTACATG ATCTCTGATGCATCTGGTTCGATGAAGGTGTCATCCGTGGCTCCATCCAGTCCCTTCAAACAGGCCATGTTGTCTCCTGAGGAGTGTTACATTCTGGACAACGGGGTGGACAATAACATCTTTGTGTGGAAAG GTCCCAAAGCCAACATGTCAGAGCGCAAAGCAGCCATGTCAGCAGGTCAGCAGTTCATCAAAGACAAGGGATACTCCAAAAGGACGCAG ATCCAAGTGCTTCCTGCAGGAGCAGAGACGACCCTGTTTAAGCAATTCTTCAGTGACTGGAGGGACAAGGACGAGAGTACTGGCCCCAGTAAGGCCTACAGCATTGGCCGCATTGCCAAAGTGAAACAGGTGCCCTTCGATGCCTCCACCCTGCACTCTAACATAGCCATGGCAGCTCAGCACGGCATGGTGGACGATGGCAAGGGCAAGGTTCAG ATCTGGCGTGTGGAGAATGGCGAAAAGGTGCCTGTGGATCCCTCCTCCTACGGTCAGTTCTACGGCGGAGACTGTTACCTCATCCTCTACAGCTACAGACTGGGAGGCCGGGAGCAACACATTATATACACCTG GCAGGGGCTGAAGTGCACGCAGGATGAACTGGCAGCTTCAGCATTCCTCACAGTAAAGTTGGATGACTCAATGGGAGGATCCCCAGTTCAG GTGAGAGTGACTCAGGGCCAGGAGCCTCCCCACCTGATGAGCCTGTTCCAGGGCAAACCCATGATCATCCACAGCGGAGGAACGTCACGTAAAGGTGGACAGGTGCAGGCCAGCAGCACTCGCCTCTTCCACATCCGGCAGAGCTCTTCCCGTGCTACCCGCGCTGTAGAG GTTGAGGCTTCTGCCTCCAATCTGAACACCAACGATGTATTTGTGCTGAAATCCCCCAGCGCCCTGTTTGTGTGGCGGGGCGTGGGTGCCAGCGATGACGAGATGGCGGCTGCCAAGCACGTGGTGGGCTCCCTGGGTGGCAGTGCCAGCCAAGTGTCAGAGGGCAAGGAGCCAG CTGAGTTCTGGTCTGCTCTGGGCGGCAAGAAGGATTACCAGACCTCCAAGAGCCTGCAGAACATGGTCAAACCCCCACGTCTGTTTGGCTGCTCCAACAAAACTGGAAGACTTATT GTTGAAGAAGTACCAGGAGACTTCACTCAGTCGGACCTGgccactgatgatgtcatgctCCTGGACACCTGGGACCAG ATCTTCCTTTGGGTTGGCAAGGAGGCAAATGCAGAGGAAACTACTGGAGCTCCCAAAATAG CTAAAGACTATGTGGACTCAGACCCCTCTGGTCGTAGAGGACTGCCCATCACCACCATTAAACAGGGAGCGGAGCCTCCAACTTTCACTGGCTGGTTCCAGGCTTGGGACCCCAAGATGTGGGAGACAGATCCATTGGACAGAATTCGTGCCCGTTTCTGA